The uncultured Cohaesibacter sp. genome segment TGGGTCATCTAACGATAGTGCTTTGTCCCGCTGACGCGCCCTTGCCGCCTCAATTGGCGAAATGGTTTGGGCCGGCCCGGAAAAGCCCTGCCGCCCCGTTTCTTTCGGGCTTGCCCTATCAACGCATGAAGGACGTTTTCATGACCTTGCCATTGAAATCCATCGCTCTTGTTCCTGCTCTGGCATTCACCGTTGCGGTGGCCAGCCTGCCTGCGTCAGCGGCCAATGACTGCGCCAGCGGCAAAACCCTTGTTGACGGCAAGTTCACCATTGCGACCGGCAACCCGGCCTATTTCCCCTGGGTGATTGATAATGCGCCTGAAAGCGGCAAGGGTTTTGAGCCAGCGGTGGCCTATGCGGTGGCCGAAAAAATGGGATTTGCCAAAGATGATGTGATCTGGGTACGCACCAGCTTTGATGAATCGATCCAGCCTGGCCCGAAGAATTTCGACGTCAACATGCAGCAATATTCCATCACTCCCGACCGCGACAAAACCGTCGATTTCTCGGCCCCCTATTACACCTCGGCCATGGCTGTTCTGACCACCAAGGCAGTGGTCGAGAAAGGCGCAAAGCCAACCCTTCAATCCCTTAAAAAGCTGCAATGGGGCGCGCATGCGACCACCACCGCCGTGCCGATGCTGACAGGTCTGGTCGGACCGGACAGCGATCCGCTGCTTTACAATGACAATGCGGATGTGACCGCTGCCATTCAGGCCGGTCAAATTGATGCAGCTCTGTTCGATTTGCCAACGGCGCTCTATCTCTCCGCTGTTGTGGTCAATGACGGGGTTCTGCTGGGGCAGTTCCCCGCAGAGCGCAGCACCAATCCCGATCAGTTCGGCATGCTAATGGAAGAAGGCAATCCGCTGAAAACCTGCCTTGACGCGGCCATCAAGGCATTGAGC includes the following:
- a CDS encoding ABC transporter substrate-binding protein: MTLPLKSIALVPALAFTVAVASLPASAANDCASGKTLVDGKFTIATGNPAYFPWVIDNAPESGKGFEPAVAYAVAEKMGFAKDDVIWVRTSFDESIQPGPKNFDVNMQQYSITPDRDKTVDFSAPYYTSAMAVLTTKAVVEKGAKPTLQSLKKLQWGAHATTTAVPMLTGLVGPDSDPLLYNDNADVTAAIQAGQIDAALFDLPTALYLSAVVVNDGVLLGQFPAERSTNPDQFGMLMEEGNPLKTCLDAAIKALSDDGTLAKLEATWLAETTGVPVVK